The [Actinobacillus] rossii genome contains a region encoding:
- a CDS encoding heme utilization or adhesion protein, with protein sequence MASAILYGDDLASIDETPTILNRGSAGIVNEFIFAGFERFRAWINMPAIFGASNATRDHAQIAKKLDEYNAHAKLNGNKEVPLFNVAHSLAVSENKNMLNWSEYMNQSYNNTKVTYWHLGGSYPSAEIDKQAKGLFKDVDTQYHGVKGDTVYSGVLGYFIGNNPNAKEVEGLSFGEAHSDANQNINNLKYIYNLDKNNKKEKAWENTEKTLRKISTSGERYFNKVNGGNNE encoded by the coding sequence GTGGCCAGTGCAATTTTATATGGTGATGATTTAGCTTCAATTGATGAAACACCAACGATTCTAAACAGAGGCAGTGCAGGTATTGTTAATGAATTTATATTTGCTGGTTTTGAACGTTTTAGAGCATGGATAAATATGCCTGCGATCTTTGGAGCCTCAAATGCAACAAGAGATCATGCTCAAATAGCGAAAAAATTAGATGAATATAATGCTCATGCAAAATTAAATGGAAATAAAGAAGTTCCATTATTTAATGTGGCACATAGTCTAGCTGTATCAGAAAATAAAAATATGTTGAATTGGTCAGAATATATGAACCAAAGCTATAACAATACAAAAGTAACCTACTGGCATTTAGGCGGATCATATCCATCTGCAGAAATAGATAAACAAGCTAAAGGCTTATTTAAAGATGTAGATACACAATACCACGGCGTTAAAGGCGATACGGTTTATTCAGGGGTATTAGGATATTTTATTGGGAATAATCCAAATGCCAAGGAAGTAGAGGGATTAAGTTTTGGTGAGGCTCATTCTGATGCTAATCAGAATATTAATAATTTAAAATATATCTATAATCTCGATAAAAATAATAAAAAAGAAAAAGCATGGGAAAATACAGAAAAGACATTGAGAAAAATCAGCACTTCAGGAGAAAGATATTTTAATAAAGTTAATGGAGGCAATAATGAATAA
- a CDS encoding Transposase and inactivated derivatives, with translation MNEKQLHALAAEFAKNLKTPEDLNQFSRMLKKITVEAALNGELTDHLGYEKHQPGKGKNARNGYTSKTVICDEGEIEIETPRDRDGTFEPQLIKKNQTRITGMDEQIIALYAKGLSNQEIVEMFKELYDADVSTSLISRVTDAVKERVMEWQNRPLDAVYPIVYPDCIVVKVRQDGRIINKSVFVALGVNLEGHKELLGLWIAENEGAKFWANVLTELQNRGLKDIFIACVDGLKGFPEAINAVYPKTKIQLCIVHLVRNSLKFVSWKDYKAVTADLKQVYQAQTEAQARENLTALSQKWQAKYPLVAKGWEDNRANIATFFDYPADIRKAIYTTNAVESLNSVIRRVIKKRNVFPTDDSVFKVI, from the coding sequence ATGAACGAAAAACAACTTCACGCCTTGGCAGCGGAATTTGCCAAAAACCTAAAAACACCAGAAGATCTCAATCAATTTTCACGGATGCTCAAAAAAATCACCGTCGAGGCTGCATTAAATGGTGAACTGACCGACCATCTTGGTTATGAAAAACATCAGCCTGGAAAAGGTAAAAATGCACGTAACGGTTACACATCTAAGACCGTCATTTGTGATGAAGGTGAGATAGAAATTGAGACGCCTCGTGACCGTGACGGCACCTTTGAACCGCAACTTATCAAGAAAAACCAAACCCGCATCACAGGAATGGATGAGCAGATTATTGCCTTATATGCCAAGGGTTTAAGTAATCAGGAAATCGTTGAAATGTTCAAAGAACTCTATGATGCGGATGTGTCAACCAGCCTGATTTCTCGCGTTACCGACGCTGTGAAAGAACGCGTAATGGAATGGCAAAATCGCCCGCTTGATGCGGTTTATCCAATTGTTTACCCGGATTGTATCGTAGTGAAAGTACGCCAAGATGGACGAATTATCAACAAATCCGTGTTTGTTGCCTTGGGTGTGAATCTTGAAGGACATAAAGAGTTATTGGGGCTTTGGATTGCTGAAAATGAAGGTGCGAAGTTCTGGGCGAATGTGCTGACAGAGCTTCAAAATCGAGGCTTGAAAGACATTTTTATTGCCTGTGTAGACGGTTTAAAAGGCTTCCCGGAAGCCATCAATGCAGTCTATCCTAAAACGAAGATTCAGCTTTGCATTGTGCATTTAGTGCGTAACAGCTTGAAATTCGTTTCGTGGAAAGATTACAAAGCCGTCACTGCAGATTTAAAGCAGGTTTATCAGGCCCAGACGGAAGCACAAGCTCGCGAAAATCTGACCGCACTTTCGCAAAAATGGCAGGCAAAATACCCGCTTGTGGCGAAAGGCTGGGAAGATAACCGGGCAAATATAGCCACATTTTTTGATTATCCGGCTGATATTCGTAAAGCGATTTATACCACGAATGCCGTGGAATCGCTTAATAGCGTGATTCGTCGCGTGATTAAAAAACGAAATGTATTCCCGACGGATGATTCAGTTTTCAAAGTGATTTAG
- a CDS encoding transposase: MFYSNNPLIKHKTGLLNLAEELGNISQACKAMGMSRDTFYRYQQAVEQGGVEALLNQTRRVPNIKNRVDEHIEQAVVKFALDFPAYGQVRVSNELRKQGVFVSAGGVRSIWLRHNLANFKQRLNALEKEVAEKGIILNESQVQALERKKEDDISSGEIETAHPGYLGSQDTFYVGNLKGVGRIYQQTFVDTYSKVAFAKLYTMKTAIAAADMLNDKVLPFFEAQGLPMLRILTDRGSEYCGKVENHDYELYLAINDIEHTKTKVKHPQTNGICERFHKTILQEFYQVAFRKKIYTDLATLQADLDEWLMYYNHHRTHQGKMCCGRTPMATLLDGKGIWAEKNLSSN; encoded by the coding sequence ATGTTTTATTCTAACAATCCGCTCATTAAACACAAGACCGGTTTACTCAATTTAGCAGAAGAACTTGGAAACATTTCTCAAGCTTGCAAAGCGATGGGGATGAGCCGAGATACATTCTATCGCTATCAACAAGCCGTAGAGCAAGGTGGTGTTGAAGCATTACTTAATCAAACTCGTCGGGTACCGAATATCAAAAATCGAGTAGACGAGCACATTGAGCAAGCTGTTGTAAAATTTGCTCTAGATTTTCCAGCTTACGGACAAGTTCGAGTGAGCAACGAACTTCGCAAGCAAGGTGTGTTTGTTTCAGCCGGTGGTGTTCGTTCCATTTGGCTACGTCATAATCTTGCTAACTTTAAACAGCGTTTAAATGCACTAGAGAAAGAAGTAGCTGAGAAAGGCATTATTCTAAATGAAAGTCAAGTCCAAGCCTTGGAACGTAAGAAAGAGGATGATATATCGAGTGGAGAAATTGAAACCGCTCATCCGGGCTATTTAGGTTCACAAGATACCTTTTATGTAGGTAATTTAAAAGGTGTTGGACGCATTTATCAGCAAACATTTGTTGATACTTATAGCAAGGTTGCTTTTGCAAAGCTCTACACAATGAAAACCGCAATTGCCGCTGCAGATATGCTCAATGATAAAGTCCTGCCGTTCTTTGAAGCCCAAGGATTACCGATGTTGCGTATTCTCACCGACCGTGGCAGTGAATATTGTGGCAAAGTGGAAAATCACGATTATGAGCTTTATTTAGCGATAAATGACATAGAGCATACTAAAACGAAAGTGAAGCATCCACAGACGAATGGTATCTGTGAACGTTTTCATAAGACTATCTTACAAGAATTTTACCAAGTCGCATTTAGGAAGAAAATATATACGGATTTAGCGACATTACAAGCTGATTTAGATGAGTGGTTAATGTATTATAATCACCATCGAACACATCAAGGAAAAATGTGCTGTGGCAGAACACCGATGGCAACATTACTTGATGGAAAAGGGATTTGGGCAGAAAAGAATTTAAGCTCAAATTAA
- a CDS encoding putative outer membrane colicin Js receptor, with amino-acid sequence MTSKTSLCALAIVVAGTIANPSLSKEPANLANHSAKNNVSDDYQVLDEINVSTSVDDVKTQEVFTKASAVSTRENISTSTQALDDIIRTVPGAFTNLDKSSGTVSINIRGLSGMGRVNTMVDGVSQTFYATAGDNSGKAGGTSQFGTLIDPSFIAGVDIVRGQTGGIGSGNALMGSANIRTIGVRDVITEGNHVGVMLNSEFGTNAIGPNYMGAVAAQTDIGDGYKLGLMYAYSQRKYSQDFKVGGGKNIKDVDNEDILALAYSGCAAAFNRDECVAESIDKLKRVPYDPSKLENHPKSHLAKIEFSSDKSDLTLQYREQKTALSGREITNKNHQLNYQYRFNDKWTLDFLLADTSTTQDYDKGTFFNAKALNARLKAKNRAKTADIRLTFSTPIGEDWRYTASLGANFLNNKYTKNRHPRELAYNFAYGEPADYEHCPTRPTSWVSGPENEGWSICNYHSTKSNTFQPDGSQRFKTFSFDQELTYDIYTLSFNYNRQIYDFSGTTYKRNKYIKGSDMKSGIKTANGYDVWINSSSEYYFNKYGYEKMLTLGECYQTTNRAGKYHDVYCDWNSAKDEPNVIDYKQVSRGKRAVNNFSLGFSADITPLFAPFITYSHTHRQPTIKEMFFSEIGDLGVNTDLRPEKAKTLQTGINGFKEGIFTDNDYLGFKVVAYRTRIRDYILNGKRDCSGQKNYDCYPHITHFNYAGGNEHYYVDQVVDAPNVPGGKLPLRVRKERPFGGEIVTIKGFEIELNYDTGRFFTNLSYSRQSTNQPASFADSSARANAIDSDSKYLQGFGLSKVSVLPKDYASFELGARFWDGRLVVGGKAKYYGKSKRARIDKEEGDKFVQDTTGPAGMKTNGTMRISGMETIRAQPMIFDFYVIAEPVRNLVLKAEVQNVFDRKYINPLDSNNDSASQTSFIMGDDLGQMNALNNYSRGRTWVFNMSYKF; translated from the coding sequence ATGACTTCAAAAACTAGCTTATGCGCATTGGCTATCGTGGTAGCAGGCACGATAGCCAATCCGTCACTTTCAAAAGAGCCCGCTAATTTAGCAAACCATAGTGCAAAAAACAACGTTTCAGATGACTATCAAGTTCTGGATGAAATCAATGTATCAACATCAGTTGATGATGTTAAAACTCAAGAAGTTTTCACTAAGGCAAGTGCGGTCAGTACTCGTGAAAATATATCAACTTCAACTCAAGCCCTTGACGATATTATTCGTACGGTTCCTGGTGCGTTCACTAATTTGGATAAATCTTCCGGTACGGTATCAATTAATATTCGCGGTTTGAGTGGTATGGGGCGTGTTAATACGATGGTAGACGGTGTATCACAGACTTTCTATGCGACTGCTGGGGATAATAGCGGTAAGGCGGGTGGTACTTCACAATTCGGTACACTTATCGATCCGTCTTTTATTGCTGGAGTGGATATTGTACGCGGTCAGACTGGCGGTATTGGTTCGGGTAATGCTCTGATGGGATCTGCTAATATTCGTACTATTGGGGTACGTGATGTGATTACTGAGGGAAATCATGTTGGTGTCATGCTGAATAGCGAATTTGGTACGAATGCGATTGGTCCTAATTATATGGGAGCAGTAGCGGCACAAACTGATATTGGAGATGGTTATAAACTCGGTTTGATGTATGCTTATAGTCAGCGCAAGTATTCTCAAGATTTTAAAGTCGGTGGCGGTAAAAATATTAAAGATGTGGATAATGAAGATATTCTTGCTTTGGCGTATAGTGGTTGTGCTGCTGCATTTAATCGGGATGAGTGCGTGGCAGAATCGATTGATAAACTTAAGCGGGTTCCGTATGATCCAAGTAAACTTGAAAATCATCCTAAAAGCCACCTTGCTAAAATCGAGTTTAGTTCGGATAAAAGCGATTTAACTTTACAATATCGTGAGCAAAAAACGGCTTTATCAGGTCGTGAGATTACAAATAAAAACCATCAATTAAATTATCAATATAGATTTAACGATAAATGGACGTTGGATTTCTTGTTAGCGGATACTTCCACCACGCAAGATTATGATAAGGGTACCTTTTTTAACGCTAAAGCATTAAACGCGAGACTGAAAGCTAAAAACCGCGCTAAAACGGCAGATATACGTTTGACCTTTAGTACACCAATCGGAGAAGATTGGCGCTATACTGCGAGTCTTGGTGCGAACTTTTTGAATAATAAATATACAAAAAATCGACATCCTAGAGAGCTAGCGTATAACTTTGCTTATGGTGAACCCGCCGATTATGAACACTGCCCTACTCGTCCGACCTCTTGGGTTTCCGGACCGGAAAATGAGGGGTGGAGTATATGTAACTACCATAGTACTAAGTCCAATACATTCCAACCAGACGGGTCACAGCGGTTTAAAACATTTAGTTTTGACCAAGAATTGACATACGATATTTATACCTTGAGCTTTAATTACAATCGTCAGATTTATGATTTTAGCGGGACGACTTACAAACGTAATAAATATATCAAAGGATCTGATATGAAGTCAGGGATTAAAACAGCAAATGGGTATGATGTTTGGATCAATTCAAGCTCCGAATACTATTTCAATAAGTATGGCTATGAAAAGATGTTGACATTGGGTGAGTGCTATCAAACAACCAATAGAGCAGGTAAGTACCATGACGTGTATTGCGATTGGAACAGTGCAAAAGATGAGCCGAATGTGATTGATTATAAGCAAGTAAGTCGAGGCAAACGAGCAGTAAACAACTTCTCTCTTGGCTTTTCAGCGGATATTACTCCGTTATTTGCACCGTTTATTACCTATTCTCATACGCACCGCCAACCAACTATCAAAGAAATGTTTTTCTCTGAGATCGGTGATTTAGGCGTAAATACTGATTTGCGTCCGGAAAAAGCAAAGACCTTGCAAACAGGTATTAACGGTTTTAAAGAGGGAATTTTTACTGATAATGATTATTTAGGATTTAAGGTTGTCGCCTATAGAACACGTATTCGTGATTATATTCTTAATGGTAAACGTGATTGCTCTGGGCAAAAAAATTATGATTGTTATCCTCATATTACGCACTTCAATTATGCCGGTGGTAACGAGCATTACTATGTTGATCAGGTTGTTGATGCTCCCAATGTACCAGGCGGTAAACTTCCGTTACGGGTTCGTAAAGAACGTCCTTTCGGAGGTGAAATTGTTACCATTAAAGGATTTGAAATTGAATTAAATTACGATACTGGACGGTTTTTTACTAATTTATCTTACTCTCGCCAAAGCACTAATCAGCCAGCATCATTCGCTGATTCAAGTGCTAGAGCCAATGCGATAGATTCTGATTCCAAGTATTTGCAAGGGTTTGGGCTATCCAAAGTTTCCGTACTGCCTAAGGACTATGCCTCCTTTGAATTAGGTGCACGCTTTTGGGACGGTCGTCTCGTAGTGGGAGGAAAAGCCAAATACTATGGTAAAAGTAAAAGAGCACGTATAGATAAAGAAGAAGGGGATAAATTTGTACAAGATACAACCGGACCGGCGGGGATGAAAACGAATGGAACAATGCGGATTAGTGGTATGGAAACTATTCGTGCACAGCCGATGATTTTTGACTTCTATGTTATCGCAGAACCGGTTAGAAATCTGGTCCTTAAGGCGGAGGTGCAAAATGTCTTTGACCGCAAATACATTAATCCTCTTGATTCCAACAACGATTCGGCAAGCCAAACTTCATTTATTATGGGAGATGATTTAGGTCAGATGAATGCCCTTAATAACTATTCGCGTGGTCGGACCTGGGTCTTTAATATGAGCTATAAATTTTAA